In a single window of the Oscillatoria sp. FACHB-1407 genome:
- a CDS encoding RrF2 family transcriptional regulator has translation MLELAAHYTSGEPLQIRQIAAEQNIPDRYLEQLLATLRRCGLVRSQRGAKGGYLLAREPWKITLLDVVNGIEGSDHQSTEPTKELKSVEGMVIWEIWQEAGQAANAVLQKYTLQDLAEKRNSRRQLDIMYYI, from the coding sequence ATGCTAGAGCTGGCAGCCCACTACACCAGTGGAGAGCCGTTACAAATCCGTCAAATTGCAGCAGAACAAAATATTCCCGATCGCTATCTAGAGCAGTTGCTAGCAACCCTGCGGCGGTGTGGTTTGGTGCGATCGCAACGAGGTGCTAAAGGAGGCTATCTATTAGCGCGTGAACCCTGGAAAATTACGCTATTAGATGTCGTTAACGGAATTGAAGGCTCTGATCATCAGTCAACTGAACCCACAAAAGAACTCAAGTCGGTTGAAGGAATGGTGATTTGGGAGATTTGGCAGGAAGCCGGTCAAGCCGCGAATGCCGTGTTGCAGAAGTATACATTGCAAGACCTGGCAGAGAAGCGTAACTCTCGACGGCAACTCGACATTATGTACTACATCTAA
- a CDS encoding iron uptake porin, producing MLPKVLWNSLLVTPAVLGAALLSTSAIAADVNSTTDSAEALLNDVTASELTVAPEAAPVAEVAPVEAPAQVAQVVTEPVAAPAPAASTASLEEINQYSREVRSNSMSQVTSVSQLSDVQPTDWAFQALQSLVERYGCIAGYPDGTYRGNRAMTRYEFAAGMNACLDRVNELIAAGLADAVTREDLATLQRLQEEFAAELATLRGRVDALEARTAELEANQFSTTTVLRGRTIFAVSDIFGGENLGVDDANNAVFQSRVRLNFDTSFTGEDRLRARLQAGNFEGFNNVPSSAFIGGPSSVTTQTEYSFQTNTPSYEVRISRLEYYFPLGENVTVYLGARGESISDIVTSVSPFDDPEQGSLSYFGYNPIYDIGAQGIGAGATIDFTDNIQLGFGYLTDDGNDPDEKEGLFNGDYTAFGQLTLTPGDLTVALTYANSYLTADSAGTGGSTVLNAYGVSANFSLNDTIQIGGWISYIDSSIFTGATGEGEGWTYAGTLGFADLGREGSLLGFIVGVPPRQAFLETFGPGGTVTQEDAALHVEGFYRYPLTDNISITPGVIWLMDPGNENDNDDIVIGVVRTSFSF from the coding sequence ATGTTGCCTAAAGTTCTTTGGAACTCTTTGCTGGTAACTCCAGCTGTTTTAGGTGCTGCTTTACTTTCCACATCAGCGATCGCAGCTGATGTCAACAGCACGACTGATTCTGCTGAGGCTTTACTCAACGATGTAACAGCCTCTGAGTTGACTGTTGCTCCTGAAGCGGCTCCTGTTGCTGAAGTTGCTCCCGTTGAAGCTCCTGCTCAAGTTGCTCAGGTTGTAACAGAGCCTGTTGCTGCTCCTGCTCCTGCTGCTTCCACAGCTTCTTTAGAAGAGATCAACCAGTACAGCCGCGAAGTCCGGAGCAATTCCATGTCTCAGGTGACTTCCGTTTCTCAGTTGTCTGACGTTCAGCCTACTGACTGGGCATTCCAGGCACTGCAATCTCTGGTTGAGCGTTACGGTTGTATCGCGGGTTATCCCGATGGTACCTACCGTGGTAACCGCGCTATGACTCGTTATGAGTTTGCCGCTGGTATGAACGCTTGCTTGGATCGCGTTAACGAACTGATCGCGGCTGGTTTGGCTGATGCAGTAACTCGCGAAGACTTGGCAACGCTCCAGCGTTTACAAGAAGAATTCGCAGCTGAATTGGCTACTCTGCGTGGTCGTGTTGATGCTCTCGAAGCTCGCACTGCTGAGTTGGAAGCAAACCAATTCTCCACTACCACTGTGTTGCGCGGTCGGACAATCTTCGCTGTATCTGACATCTTTGGTGGTGAAAACCTGGGTGTTGACGATGCTAACAACGCTGTCTTCCAAAGCCGGGTTCGCTTAAACTTTGACACCAGCTTCACAGGTGAAGACCGTTTGAGAGCACGTCTGCAAGCTGGTAACTTTGAAGGCTTCAACAACGTTCCATCTAGTGCATTCATCGGTGGACCTTCTTCTGTTACTACTCAAACTGAGTATTCCTTCCAGACCAACACTCCTAGCTACGAAGTTCGTATCTCTCGCTTGGAGTACTACTTCCCTCTCGGTGAAAACGTTACCGTTTACTTGGGCGCACGTGGCGAATCCATCAGCGACATCGTAACTTCGGTTAGCCCCTTCGACGATCCTGAGCAAGGTTCTTTGTCCTACTTTGGTTACAACCCCATCTATGACATTGGTGCTCAAGGTATCGGTGCTGGTGCGACCATCGACTTCACTGACAACATCCAACTCGGTTTCGGTTACTTGACCGATGACGGCAACGATCCCGATGAGAAGGAAGGTCTGTTTAACGGCGACTACACCGCTTTCGGTCAGTTGACGTTGACTCCTGGTGACCTGACCGTTGCATTGACCTACGCTAACTCCTACCTGACCGCTGATAGCGCAGGTACTGGTGGTTCCACCGTCCTCAATGCATACGGTGTGAGTGCTAACTTCTCCCTCAACGACACCATCCAAATCGGTGGATGGATCAGCTACATCGATAGCAGCATCTTCACTGGTGCTACTGGCGAAGGCGAAGGCTGGACTTACGCTGGTACGTTGGGCTTTGCTGACCTGGGCAGAGAAGGTAGCTTGTTGGGCTTCATCGTGGGCGTACCTCCTCGTCAAGCGTTCCTGGAAACCTTTGGACCTGGTGGCACTGTAACTCAAGAAGATGCAGCTCTCCATGTTGAAGGTTTCTATCGTTATCCGTTAACTGACAACATCTCCATCACTCCTGGTGTGATCTGGTTGATGGATCCCGGTAACGAGAACGATAACGATGACATCGTGATTGGTGTTGTTAGAACTAGCTTCAGCTTCTAA